Proteins found in one Lutimonas zeaxanthinifaciens genomic segment:
- a CDS encoding queuosine precursor transporter, whose protein sequence is MSAKSLSSKDKNLAFNIYLVLASIFIASLVVSNLIFQKFFSFDFLGLYNFEISVGILPYPITFLVTDLISEIYGKKNANKVVITGIFASAFSLLIIMLSDAAPATEWSPVGDEVFHTVFGLSALAVFASAMAYLVAQFVDIRIYHFWKVKTKGRHLWLRNNFSTITSQFLDTFSVLFLLCSFGVIEWNLFGILLLNGFLFKLLVALFDTPILYIFVYWFRARFGLKAHEEIAL, encoded by the coding sequence ATGAGCGCAAAATCCTTATCGAGCAAAGACAAAAATCTGGCTTTTAACATCTATTTGGTCCTGGCTTCCATTTTTATAGCCTCTCTGGTAGTGTCCAATCTTATTTTTCAGAAGTTTTTTTCCTTTGATTTTCTCGGTTTATATAATTTTGAAATCTCCGTTGGAATACTTCCTTATCCGATCACATTTTTAGTAACTGACTTGATTTCAGAAATATATGGCAAGAAGAATGCAAATAAGGTGGTGATCACGGGAATTTTTGCTTCGGCATTTTCACTATTGATCATCATGTTATCTGATGCGGCTCCTGCTACAGAATGGTCGCCCGTAGGGGACGAGGTTTTTCATACTGTATTTGGATTATCAGCTTTGGCGGTATTTGCATCTGCCATGGCCTATCTTGTGGCTCAGTTTGTAGATATCCGAATTTATCATTTCTGGAAGGTGAAAACTAAAGGGAGGCATTTGTGGTTGAGAAATAATTTTTCAACCATAACCTCCCAGTTTTTGGATACTTTTTCTGTATTGTTTTTGCTGTGTTCTTTTGGTGTGATCGAATGGAATTTATTTGGAATTTTACTGTTGAACGGTTTTCTTTTTAAGCTTTTGGTGGCGTTATTTGATACCCCGATTCTCTACATTTTTGTGTATTGGTTCAGGGCTCGTTTCGGACTAAAGGCTCATGAAGAGATCGCTTTATAA